The Deinococcus koreensis genome window below encodes:
- a CDS encoding 3D domain-containing protein translates to MAHASLRWVLCILLSVSAAAQASDFAPPALPESAVATDAVREALAPVVRAAPPAPAQPTPAAQIRSAAVARAETGPAATTPARAAPASARPASEVVAVSPIRGRTAIARATAYNSLPNQTDSTPFITATGTRTRPGVVALSRDLLRTFPYGSKIMIEDLSGRYNSALRGRVFIVEDTMAARKTGSLDIWMSSRSEAMRFGARQIRITAVR, encoded by the coding sequence ATGGCTCACGCCTCTCTACGCTGGGTGCTGTGCATCCTGCTCAGTGTCTCTGCTGCCGCTCAGGCCAGTGACTTCGCTCCACCCGCTCTTCCCGAAAGCGCCGTCGCCACCGACGCCGTGCGCGAGGCCCTGGCCCCCGTCGTCCGTGCGGCGCCCCCGGCTCCGGCTCAGCCCACCCCGGCGGCCCAGATCCGTTCGGCGGCCGTGGCGCGGGCCGAGACTGGCCCCGCTGCGACTACTCCGGCCAGGGCGGCCCCCGCGTCCGCCCGCCCTGCCTCGGAAGTCGTGGCCGTCTCGCCGATCCGTGGCAGAACCGCGATCGCGCGCGCCACGGCGTACAACAGCCTGCCCAACCAGACCGACTCCACTCCGTTCATCACGGCGACCGGAACTCGTACCCGGCCCGGCGTCGTGGCCCTCAGCCGCGATCTGCTCCGGACGTTCCCCTACGGCAGCAAGATCATGATCGAGGATCTGAGCGGCCGCTACAACTCCGCCCTGCGGGGCCGGGTCTTCATCGTGGAAGACACCATGGCCGCCCGCAAGACCGGCAGCCTCGACATCTGGATGTCGTCGCGCAGCGAGGCCATGCGCTTCGGTGCCCGCCAGATCCGCATCACCGCTGTCCGGTAA
- a CDS encoding ABC transporter permease — protein MAPPPRSESQTALAWSLARAHLQRRRTQNVLTILGIAVGVMALIAALSLTNGFTRALIDATLRASPHLSLNGFTPGGRDQELERAIRAEPGVQAFMPFLADKGLLTRPATEGRRAGVDFVTLFGVTPDAARVLQLPPEESRLLAGLKPGEVMLGSALARTIGGFTGDELRLLNSTQRRTTLKVAGVFSTGNYLIDSAYAFTTIRTLQTLQQTTNITGYQLRLADPDQAPRIGEALTRTRAYSPLPWQNIYGTLLDQLSLQKKVIGFVVFLIVMVAAFGIANVLTLAVFEKTQEIAILRAIGATRSLITRTFLMEGLVLGVGGLLVGNLLGLGISAYFTVRPFQLPGDLYFVTSLPVEVRLTDLLGVNAMGLLTTLLAALIPARRAAGIEPARIIR, from the coding sequence ATGGCCCCGCCCCCCCGATCCGAATCGCAGACCGCCCTGGCGTGGTCGCTGGCGCGTGCCCACCTGCAGCGGCGCCGCACGCAGAACGTCCTGACCATCCTGGGCATCGCGGTGGGGGTCATGGCCCTGATCGCAGCCCTGAGTCTGACCAACGGCTTCACGCGCGCCCTGATCGACGCCACCCTGCGCGCCAGCCCGCACCTGAGTCTGAACGGCTTCACGCCGGGCGGGCGCGATCAGGAGCTGGAGCGGGCCATCCGGGCCGAGCCGGGGGTGCAGGCCTTCATGCCCTTCCTGGCCGACAAGGGGCTGCTGACCCGCCCGGCCACCGAGGGCCGCCGCGCCGGGGTGGACTTCGTGACCCTGTTCGGAGTGACGCCGGACGCCGCCCGCGTGCTGCAGCTGCCGCCGGAGGAGAGCCGCCTGCTGGCCGGGCTGAAACCGGGGGAGGTCATGCTGGGCTCGGCGCTGGCCCGCACGATCGGGGGCTTCACCGGCGATGAGCTGCGCCTGCTGAACAGCACGCAGCGCCGCACCACCCTGAAGGTGGCGGGCGTCTTCTCGACCGGCAATTACCTGATCGACTCGGCCTATGCCTTCACGACCATCCGAACCCTGCAGACCCTGCAGCAGACGACGAACATCACGGGCTACCAGCTGCGCCTCGCCGATCCGGATCAGGCGCCGCGCATCGGGGAGGCGCTGACCCGCACCCGCGCTTACAGCCCGCTGCCCTGGCAGAACATCTACGGTACGCTCCTCGACCAGCTCTCGCTGCAGAAGAAGGTCATCGGCTTCGTGGTGTTCCTGATCGTGATGGTGGCGGCCTTCGGCATCGCCAACGTGCTGACCCTGGCCGTCTTCGAGAAGACCCAGGAGATCGCCATCCTGCGCGCCATCGGGGCCACGCGCTCCCTGATCACGCGGACGTTCCTGATGGAGGGACTGGTGCTGGGGGTGGGCGGCCTGCTGGTCGGGAACCTGCTGGGGCTGGGCATCAGCGCCTATTTCACCGTGCGGCCCTTTCAGCTGCCCGGCGACCTGTACTTCGTGACCTCGCTGCCGGTCGAGGTGCGCCTGACCGACCTGCTGGGCGTGAACGCCATGGGCCTGCTCACCACCCTGCTGGCCGCCCTGATCCCCGCCCGCCGGGCCGCCGGGATCGAGCCGGCGCGGATTATCCGCTAG
- a CDS encoding DUF4384 domain-containing protein has protein sequence MNKLLLIPAALLLSTAAAAPKISAQSIIVNPTQPDLSVSVRVDKDSSGSQNPAYRIDEGITVSTTVNRDAYVYLFNVNPDGSVDQILPNRLSEDNLVKANTTKTFPAPGDNFKYTVAGPIGQNKVLALASLTPLNLNDISSFKTAQDQFATVTAKTQAGLAQALSIIVTPLPQNSWVSDTAFYTVAAVNPVATGSLFVGTNVANATVTLNGQRLGGANVTYSNLRAGTYPIRVQAPGYRDFTTTVAVRAGSTTNVNVEFAQVVSPAPAPTPAQYTVSIRSGVNGARVFVDGVEAGTIRNGGLNVQVDRGSHEIVMIAAGYRTFISTYNVSTNGQITINPTR, from the coding sequence ATGAACAAGCTTCTCCTGATTCCCGCGGCCCTGCTCCTGAGCACCGCCGCGGCCGCACCGAAAATCAGCGCCCAGAGCATCATCGTCAACCCCACCCAGCCTGACCTGAGCGTCAGCGTGCGCGTGGACAAGGATTCCAGCGGCAGCCAGAACCCGGCCTACCGCATTGACGAGGGCATCACCGTCAGCACGACCGTGAACCGCGACGCCTACGTCTACCTGTTCAACGTGAACCCCGACGGCTCGGTCGACCAGATCCTGCCCAACCGCCTGAGCGAGGACAACCTCGTCAAGGCGAACACCACCAAGACCTTCCCGGCCCCCGGCGACAACTTCAAATACACCGTTGCCGGCCCGATCGGCCAGAACAAGGTGCTGGCGCTGGCCAGCCTGACCCCGCTGAACCTGAACGACATCAGCTCGTTCAAGACCGCCCAGGATCAGTTCGCCACCGTGACCGCCAAGACCCAGGCCGGTCTGGCCCAGGCCCTGAGCATCATCGTGACCCCCCTGCCCCAGAACAGCTGGGTCAGCGACACCGCCTTCTACACCGTGGCCGCCGTGAACCCCGTGGCGACCGGCAGCCTGTTCGTGGGCACCAACGTTGCCAACGCCACCGTGACCCTGAACGGCCAGCGGCTGGGCGGCGCCAACGTGACCTACAGCAACCTGCGCGCCGGCACCTACCCGATCCGCGTCCAGGCCCCCGGCTACCGTGACTTCACCACCACCGTCGCCGTGCGCGCCGGCTCGACCACCAACGTGAACGTCGAGTTCGCCCAGGTCGTCTCCCCGGCCCCCGCCCCCACCCCCGCCCAGTACACCGTGAGCATCCGCAGCGGCGTGAACGGCGCGCGCGTGTTCGTGGACGGCGTCGAAGCCGGCACCATCCGCAACGGTGGCCTGAACGTGCAGGTGGATCGTGGCAGCCACGAGATCGTGATGATCGCCGCCGGCTACCGCACCTTCATCAGCACCTACAACGTGAGCACCAACGGCCAGATCACCATCAACCCCACCCGCTGA
- a CDS encoding NUDIX hydrolase, translated as MSDPGDPPAPEAAITDPLDGALLDPWEQWAVSRQRQTLHLPSYRRAAVLVGLTREPDPRLLLTVRSPDLPTHQGQISFPGGSLEAQETPVQAALREAWEEVGLEPARVRVLGELDDVFTPIGFHVTPVLARLPAEPQLQLSGEVAEILLPPLSDLRSLVPTLERRTLPDGQQVQLYRYPWQGHDIWGMTARVIHDLLSSGPR; from the coding sequence GTGAGCGACCCCGGCGATCCTCCTGCCCCCGAAGCGGCCATCACCGATCCGCTGGACGGCGCGCTGCTCGACCCGTGGGAACAGTGGGCGGTGTCCAGGCAGCGCCAGACCCTGCATCTGCCCAGCTACCGAAGGGCGGCGGTGCTGGTGGGGCTGACCCGCGAGCCCGATCCCCGGCTGCTGCTCACCGTGCGCTCGCCCGACCTGCCCACCCACCAGGGCCAGATCAGCTTTCCCGGCGGCAGCCTGGAGGCGCAGGAAACGCCTGTTCAGGCGGCCCTGCGCGAGGCCTGGGAGGAGGTGGGCCTGGAGCCGGCCCGGGTCAGGGTGCTGGGCGAACTGGACGACGTGTTCACACCGATCGGCTTCCACGTCACCCCGGTGCTCGCGCGCCTGCCGGCCGAGCCGCAGCTGCAGCTGTCCGGCGAGGTCGCCGAGATCCTGCTGCCCCCGCTGAGCGACCTGCGCTCGCTGGTGCCCACACTCGAACGGCGAACCCTGCCGGACGGTCAGCAGGTGCAGCTCTACCGCTATCCCTGGCAGGGCCACGACATCTGGGGCATGACCGCCCGGGTGATCCACGACCTGCTCAGCAGCGGCCCCCGCTAG
- a CDS encoding MazG family protein produces the protein MQELLSVMRRLRGPGGCPWDQEQTHESLRPYLLEEAAEAVDAVSAPDRRELAGELGDVLLQVAFHSVIAEQEGTFGYADVEGAIVSKLIRRHPHVFGEVQVEGSAEVVANWQAIKAAEQGDRPRRPADRVPAALGALAREARTQKLAGLTGERAALARLLDTAPDSEAGVAAVLSAVVAWARSLDVDPEVTLRAHTQATLAALPGDPRS, from the coding sequence ATGCAGGAACTTCTTTCCGTCATGCGCCGCCTGCGTGGGCCGGGGGGCTGCCCCTGGGATCAGGAACAGACGCACGAGTCGCTGCGCCCCTACCTGCTGGAGGAAGCCGCCGAGGCGGTGGACGCGGTGAGCGCCCCGGATCGCCGTGAACTGGCCGGCGAACTCGGGGACGTGCTGCTGCAGGTCGCCTTCCACAGCGTCATCGCCGAGCAGGAGGGCACCTTCGGCTACGCCGACGTCGAGGGGGCCATCGTGAGCAAGCTGATCCGGCGCCATCCACACGTGTTCGGCGAGGTGCAGGTGGAGGGCAGCGCCGAGGTCGTGGCGAACTGGCAGGCGATCAAGGCGGCCGAACAGGGTGACCGGCCCCGCCGACCCGCCGACCGCGTCCCCGCCGCGCTGGGCGCCCTGGCGCGCGAGGCCCGGACCCAGAAGCTCGCCGGCCTGACGGGGGAGCGGGCCGCACTCGCAAGGCTGCTGGACACGGCGCCGGACTCGGAGGCGGGCGTCGCGGCGGTGCTGAGTGCGGTGGTGGCCTGGGCGCGCAGCCTGGACGTCGATCCGGAGGTGACCCTGCGCGCCCATACGCAGGCCACCCTGGCCGCCCTGCCCGGCGACCCCCGGTCATGA
- a CDS encoding S1 RNA-binding domain-containing protein, whose protein sequence is MVQLDSGAVAEGRVTRVTDFGAFIQFENGETGLVHISQIAHSFVRNIHDHVREGENIEVKVLGRDERGRLDLSIKELLEEPEEIPRPRAIGRQSPQFEAKLRSFMRDAKERTHGGGGSAGSAAKKPAGKRKK, encoded by the coding sequence TTGGTGCAGCTTGATTCCGGCGCGGTAGCAGAGGGCCGCGTAACGCGCGTGACTGACTTCGGCGCGTTCATTCAGTTCGAGAACGGCGAGACGGGCCTCGTGCACATCTCGCAGATCGCTCACTCGTTCGTGCGCAACATTCACGATCACGTCCGCGAGGGCGAGAACATCGAAGTGAAGGTGCTCGGCCGGGACGAACGCGGCCGGCTCGATCTGTCCATCAAGGAACTGCTCGAAGAGCCCGAGGAGATCCCCCGCCCGCGCGCCATCGGCCGCCAGAGCCCGCAGTTCGAGGCCAAGCTGCGCTCGTTCATGCGCGACGCCAAGGAACGCACCCACGGGGGCGGCGGCAGCGCGGGCAGCGCCGCCAAGAAGCCTGCGGGCAAACGCAAGAAGTAA
- a CDS encoding S1C family serine protease, with amino-acid sequence MKRPLSILALTGMLTLGAFAGYQANERMSAQTAPTAAPVTQAAPQGQMLPTLAPGTQAAPQRTYDNGRARTEAEANTVQVVKERQDGLVYISVTERADNSPQAQLRQRLQQQLPFDFGLPDTAPEQPQTGTGSGFFVTSSGDIVTNNHVVEGASEITIRLHGNKTEYKARVVARAPDFDLALIRAVDVPADAIKPIPLGDSDQLDVGLKAIAMGAPFGLDFSVSEGIISSLERTVPVGQPTGGRQPVYQSVIQTDAAINPGNSGGPLLNSSGQVIGVNTQILTGGSGQSAGVGFAIPVNTVKKLLPQLQAGKGGVIQTPSLGIQFTDLSVLTEAQRSKYRLPASGALLQRVYPDSPAAAASLKAGTNNAIAPSGAAAQAGADAISTDGDIITAIDGRAITEGDDLRRAVIGKRIGDSVKLTLQRGGQTREVTVPLKAFTFPTAQQ; translated from the coding sequence ATGAAACGACCCCTCTCGATCCTGGCCCTGACCGGTATGCTCACGCTCGGCGCCTTTGCCGGGTACCAGGCCAATGAACGGATGTCTGCCCAGACGGCCCCGACCGCTGCTCCCGTGACCCAGGCCGCGCCCCAGGGCCAGATGCTGCCCACCCTGGCCCCTGGTACCCAGGCCGCCCCGCAGCGCACCTACGACAACGGCCGCGCCCGCACCGAGGCCGAGGCCAACACCGTACAGGTCGTCAAGGAGCGACAGGACGGCCTGGTGTACATCAGCGTGACCGAGCGCGCCGACAACAGCCCCCAGGCGCAGCTCCGGCAGCGGCTTCAGCAGCAGCTGCCCTTCGACTTCGGTCTCCCCGACACGGCGCCGGAGCAGCCCCAGACTGGCACCGGCAGCGGTTTTTTCGTGACCAGCAGCGGCGACATCGTCACCAACAACCATGTGGTGGAGGGCGCCAGCGAGATCACCATCCGCCTGCACGGCAACAAGACCGAGTACAAGGCCAGGGTCGTGGCCCGCGCCCCGGACTTCGACCTGGCCCTGATCCGCGCGGTGGACGTGCCGGCGGACGCCATCAAGCCCATTCCGCTGGGCGACAGCGATCAGCTGGACGTGGGCCTGAAGGCCATCGCCATGGGCGCGCCCTTCGGCCTGGATTTCAGCGTCTCGGAGGGCATCATCTCCTCGCTGGAGCGCACCGTGCCGGTGGGCCAGCCGACCGGGGGCCGCCAGCCGGTCTACCAGTCGGTCATCCAGACCGACGCCGCCATCAACCCCGGCAATTCCGGCGGCCCGCTGCTGAACTCGTCGGGGCAGGTCATCGGCGTGAACACCCAGATCCTCACGGGGGGCAGCGGCCAGAGCGCGGGCGTGGGCTTCGCCATCCCGGTGAACACGGTCAAGAAGCTGCTCCCGCAGCTGCAGGCGGGCAAGGGCGGCGTGATCCAGACCCCGTCGCTGGGCATCCAGTTCACCGATCTGAGCGTGCTGACCGAGGCCCAGCGCAGCAAGTACAGGCTGCCGGCCAGCGGCGCCCTGCTCCAGCGCGTCTACCCGGACAGCCCGGCCGCGGCGGCCAGCCTGAAGGCGGGCACGAACAACGCCATCGCCCCCAGTGGAGCGGCGGCCCAGGCCGGCGCCGACGCCATCTCCACCGACGGCGACATCATCACGGCCATCGACGGCCGGGCCATCACCGAGGGCGACGACCTGCGCCGCGCCGTGATCGGCAAACGGATCGGGGACTCCGTGAAGCTCACCCTCCAGCGCGGCGGCCAGACCCGCGAGGTCACGGTTCCTCTGAAGGCCTTCACCTTCCCGACCGCCCAGCAGTAA
- a CDS encoding [LysW]-aminoadipate kinase gives MIVVKVGGSAGIDYDAVCADIAGRWKAGERLILVHGGSGETNRLAEALGHPPRFVTSPSGYTSRFTDRQTLEIFEMVYCGKMNKGIVERLQRLGVNAVGLSGLDGRIFEGRHKDSVRVVEDGKTKILRGDHTGTVEKVNTGLLELLLSAGYLPVLTPPASSYEGVAINVDGDRAAAALAVALKAEALLLLSNVPGLLRHFPDEASLIREIPAAEVESYLEFAQDRMKKKVLGAAEAVKGGVGRVIFGDARAGQPVSAALGGAGTVVS, from the coding sequence ATGATTGTGGTGAAGGTCGGCGGCAGCGCCGGAATCGATTACGACGCGGTGTGTGCCGACATCGCCGGACGCTGGAAGGCCGGCGAGCGACTCATCCTGGTGCACGGCGGCAGCGGCGAGACCAACCGCCTGGCCGAGGCGCTGGGCCACCCGCCCCGCTTCGTGACCAGCCCCAGCGGCTACACCTCGCGCTTCACCGACCGCCAGACGCTGGAGATCTTCGAGATGGTGTACTGCGGCAAGATGAACAAGGGCATCGTGGAGCGGCTGCAGCGCCTGGGGGTGAATGCCGTGGGCCTGTCCGGTCTGGACGGCCGCATCTTCGAGGGCCGCCACAAGGACTCCGTGCGCGTGGTCGAGGACGGCAAGACCAAGATCCTGCGCGGCGATCACACCGGCACCGTGGAAAAGGTCAACACCGGGCTGCTGGAGCTGCTGCTCTCGGCCGGCTACCTGCCGGTGCTGACCCCTCCGGCCAGCTCCTACGAGGGCGTGGCGATCAATGTGGACGGCGACCGCGCCGCCGCCGCCCTGGCGGTGGCCCTGAAGGCCGAGGCCCTGCTGCTGCTCTCCAACGTGCCCGGCCTGCTGCGACACTTTCCCGACGAGGCCAGCCTGATCCGCGAGATCCCGGCCGCCGAGGTGGAATCTTACCTGGAATTCGCGCAGGATCGCATGAAGAAGAAGGTGCTGGGCGCCGCCGAGGCCGTGAAGGGCGGCGTGGGGCGCGTGATCTTCGGGGACGCCCGCGCCGGGCAGCCGGTCAGCGCCGCGCTGGGCGGAGCGGGCACGGTCGTCTCGTGA
- the ispH gene encoding 4-hydroxy-3-methylbut-2-enyl diphosphate reductase: MIERVYLAKPRGFCAGVVMAIQAVEKAAQTEERPVTVYHSIVHNHTVVERLQQGYGVHFVEDLDGVGALPQGGETVVFSAHGISPRVRERARELGLATIDATCPLVTKVHTEAKKYAREGYTILLIGDSARHQEVIGTRGEAPESTILVGVLGQHRQNGAGEGLHDPHTVQVPDESKLVVLTQTTLSVDDTRRTVDILKARFPALVVPPSEDLCYATKNRQDAVKAISPNVDAFLVLTSTHSSNGMRLLELAAETCGRAERLETVADLAHIDLGGVRSVGITSAASTPDDLVQAVVAHLQGLNPALQVIEEGEWENIEFREPKKILPDQALPRTMQ, from the coding sequence ATGATCGAGCGGGTGTATCTCGCCAAGCCGCGCGGCTTCTGCGCGGGCGTCGTCATGGCCATCCAGGCGGTGGAGAAGGCGGCCCAGACGGAAGAGCGGCCAGTCACGGTCTACCACTCCATCGTGCATAACCACACGGTGGTCGAGCGGCTGCAGCAGGGCTACGGCGTGCATTTCGTGGAGGATCTGGACGGGGTGGGGGCGCTGCCGCAGGGGGGCGAGACGGTGGTGTTCAGTGCCCACGGCATCAGCCCGCGCGTGCGCGAACGGGCCCGCGAGCTGGGTCTGGCGACCATCGACGCGACCTGCCCGCTGGTCACCAAGGTGCACACCGAGGCCAAGAAGTACGCCCGCGAGGGCTACACCATCCTGCTGATCGGCGACTCCGCCCGGCACCAGGAGGTCATCGGCACGCGCGGCGAGGCGCCAGAGAGTACCATCCTGGTCGGCGTGCTGGGGCAGCATCGTCAGAATGGGGCCGGCGAAGGGCTGCACGACCCCCACACCGTGCAGGTGCCCGACGAATCGAAGCTGGTCGTGCTGACCCAGACCACCCTGAGCGTGGACGACACCCGCCGCACGGTGGACATCCTGAAAGCCCGTTTTCCCGCCCTGGTCGTGCCCCCCAGCGAAGACCTCTGCTACGCCACCAAAAACCGCCAGGACGCTGTGAAGGCCATCTCGCCCAACGTGGACGCCTTCCTGGTGCTGACCAGCACGCACTCCAGCAACGGGATGCGGCTGCTGGAGCTGGCCGCCGAGACCTGTGGCCGCGCCGAGCGCCTGGAAACGGTGGCCGACCTCGCCCACATCGACCTGGGCGGCGTGAGGTCGGTGGGCATCACCAGCGCGGCCAGCACCCCGGACGATCTGGTGCAAGCCGTCGTGGCCCACCTGCAGGGGCTGAACCCGGCGCTGCAGGTCATCGAGGAGGGCGAGTGGGAAAACATCGAATTCCGCGAGCCGAAGAAGATCCTGCCGGATCAGGCCCTCCCACGCACCATGCAGTGA
- a CDS encoding phospholipase D-like domain-containing protein has protein sequence MRLLLRWLMVLAALAGSWAGAADLPLWPGPLRQPSPPNWAPGTCGVPTGRLEQRLWELTRQTGGADLTCGNRFLGFVRTPRSEQTPQDAFEVLGDEVRGARSEVLLASMEWMTGPGKPGSTFAQAVRDLYARVAADPAAYPQGMTLRVVLGGFPDFVRPDGASQPLALARDLRRLGVPLADERVGWTLSILNYRFFPHSHVKLHVIDGRDLTVSGYNFTDWHLPAQEAGGRGLHDLGLRLSGPVAQSGVAVFDDLWRHSRELRCPPGIGPEDVEAGCRLEEAGPPTHPATAQVAQTTGTARAFMLYRRTGVELADVAHLALLDAARTGVDLMQTDFGPPLACWYAYLNPSTCGTGEWTTYLTGVLSALRRGVKVRLLLVDYGVGAAPNRSGVALLRRELWRRGIEDRFEARYTTFNMHTKALSIDHEMVVTGSMNFHFASWGSLGLAEAALATSDPQAIAQQEASFEDAWQRASRPVPEERWLRNVPRDLAF, from the coding sequence GTGCGGCTCCTCCTGCGGTGGCTGATGGTGCTGGCGGCGCTGGCGGGCTCCTGGGCCGGGGCGGCCGACCTGCCGTTGTGGCCCGGCCCCCTGCGCCAGCCGTCTCCTCCCAACTGGGCGCCCGGCACCTGTGGCGTGCCCACGGGGCGACTGGAACAGCGCCTCTGGGAGCTGACCCGGCAGACGGGCGGGGCGGATCTGACCTGCGGCAACCGCTTCCTGGGCTTCGTCCGCACGCCGCGCAGCGAGCAGACCCCGCAGGACGCCTTCGAGGTGCTGGGCGACGAGGTGCGGGGCGCCCGCTCGGAAGTCCTGCTGGCGAGCATGGAGTGGATGACAGGGCCCGGCAAACCCGGTTCGACCTTCGCCCAGGCCGTGCGCGACCTCTACGCCCGCGTGGCCGCCGACCCCGCCGCCTACCCGCAGGGCATGACCCTGCGCGTGGTGCTGGGCGGCTTCCCCGACTTCGTCCGGCCCGACGGCGCGTCCCAGCCGCTCGCGCTGGCCCGCGACCTGCGCCGCCTGGGGGTGCCGCTCGCCGACGAGCGCGTGGGCTGGACGCTGAGCATCCTCAACTACCGCTTCTTCCCGCATTCCCACGTGAAACTGCACGTCATCGACGGCCGCGACCTGACGGTGTCGGGCTACAACTTCACGGACTGGCATCTGCCCGCACAGGAGGCCGGCGGGCGCGGCCTGCACGACCTGGGCCTGCGCCTGAGCGGCCCGGTGGCCCAGAGCGGCGTGGCGGTGTTCGACGACCTGTGGCGCCACAGCCGCGAGCTGCGCTGCCCGCCGGGGATCGGGCCTGAGGACGTGGAGGCAGGGTGCCGGCTGGAGGAGGCCGGGCCGCCCACCCACCCGGCCACCGCCCAGGTCGCCCAGACCACCGGCACGGCGCGCGCCTTCATGCTCTACCGCCGCACCGGGGTCGAGCTGGCCGATGTGGCCCACCTGGCCCTGCTGGACGCCGCCCGCACCGGGGTCGACCTGATGCAGACCGATTTCGGCCCGCCGCTGGCCTGCTGGTACGCCTACCTGAACCCCAGCACCTGCGGCACGGGCGAGTGGACGACCTACCTGACCGGGGTGCTCTCCGCCCTGCGCCGGGGCGTGAAGGTGCGGCTGCTGCTGGTGGACTACGGGGTGGGGGCCGCGCCCAACCGCTCCGGGGTGGCGCTGCTGCGCCGGGAACTCTGGCGCCGCGGGATCGAAGACCGCTTCGAGGCGCGCTACACCACCTTCAACATGCACACCAAGGCATTGAGCATCGATCACGAGATGGTCGTGACCGGCTCCATGAACTTCCACTTCGCGTCCTGGGGCTCCCTGGGGCTGGCCGAGGCCGCGCTGGCGACCAGCGACCCGCAGGCCATAGCCCAGCAGGAGGCCAGCTTCGAGGACGCCTGGCAGCGCGCCAGCCGGCCGGTGCCCGAGGAACGCTGGCTCAGGAACGTGCCCCGCGATCTGGCGTTCTGA